One genomic segment of Emcibacter sp. SYSU 3D8 includes these proteins:
- a CDS encoding aromatic ring-hydroxylating dioxygenase subunit alpha — MNQQSRPGSYAERFISDVFPSCYKRGALPGERYTSAAFFDQEWENVWTKVWLVIARTTEILEAGDFVVEEIGPESILVVRQEDGGIRAFYNVCQHRGNRLVQPAEGSMPSFTCDYHSWTWGIDGSLVSVQDEGDFSEGSPCGTVRLEEMKCETFAGFIFINMDPESVSLKDYLGPIWDRWQVYPVEKMTRVQALTVSLPSNWKALHDNFSEVYHFATVHAPYLDYLEDDFRDIACDIFDQGHTVMHMKGALPSARYLDSDLPPISEQLGAELKRWDLDPADFVDRPTGTRLALQQQKRRLGPARGHTHYEKMSDGQLTDSHHYTIFPNFSAGMLADGILFHRLRPHATDPNRSYYDVFYYAVGDDAFSSMSTAAGGGIAEAEREYVEYGEKSLGALLDGDVGTMATQQKGLRSRGYRGGVLADQEYRLAFYHHMIDRYMAGYRPEKA; from the coding sequence ATGAACCAACAATCCAGGCCCGGCTCCTACGCCGAGCGCTTCATAAGCGACGTGTTTCCGTCCTGCTACAAGCGTGGCGCCCTGCCGGGCGAGCGCTACACGTCGGCGGCATTCTTCGACCAGGAGTGGGAGAACGTCTGGACAAAGGTCTGGCTGGTGATTGCGCGGACCACGGAAATCCTCGAAGCCGGCGATTTTGTCGTCGAGGAAATCGGACCGGAATCCATCCTGGTGGTGCGCCAGGAGGATGGCGGCATCCGCGCCTTCTACAATGTCTGCCAACACCGCGGGAACCGCCTTGTGCAGCCGGCGGAAGGCTCCATGCCATCCTTTACCTGCGACTATCACAGCTGGACCTGGGGCATCGACGGCAGCCTGGTGTCGGTGCAGGACGAGGGCGATTTCTCGGAAGGCAGTCCGTGCGGCACGGTGCGGCTCGAGGAGATGAAGTGCGAGACCTTCGCCGGCTTCATCTTCATCAACATGGATCCCGAAAGCGTGAGCCTGAAGGACTATCTCGGCCCGATCTGGGACCGGTGGCAGGTCTATCCGGTCGAGAAGATGACACGGGTCCAGGCACTGACCGTCAGCCTGCCCAGCAACTGGAAGGCGCTGCATGACAATTTCAGCGAGGTCTATCACTTCGCCACAGTCCACGCGCCCTATCTGGACTACCTGGAAGACGACTTTCGGGACATCGCCTGCGATATCTTCGACCAGGGCCACACGGTCATGCACATGAAGGGCGCCCTGCCCTCGGCCCGCTATCTGGACAGCGACCTGCCACCGATCAGCGAGCAGCTCGGCGCCGAGCTGAAGCGCTGGGATCTGGACCCTGCCGATTTCGTGGACAGGCCCACCGGGACCCGGCTTGCACTGCAGCAGCAGAAGCGCAGGCTGGGCCCGGCTCGCGGCCACACGCATTACGAGAAGATGAGCGATGGCCAGCTCACCGACAGCCACCACTACACCATCTTCCCCAACTTCTCGGCGGGGATGCTGGCCGACGGCATCCTGTTCCACCGGCTGCGGCCGCATGCAACGGACCCGAACCGGTCCTATTACGACGTGTTCTATTACGCGGTGGGCGACGACGCGTTCAGCAGCATGTCGACGGCCGCAGGCGGCGGTATCGCTGAGGCCGAGCGCGAATATGTGGAATATGGCGAGAAGAGCCTGGGCGCCCTGCTCGACGGTGACGTGGGCACCATGGCCACCCAGCAGAAGGGTTTGCGCTCGCGCGGCTACCGCGGCGGCGTGCTCGCCGACCAGGAATACCGGCTGGCGTTCTACCACCACATGATCGACCGCTACATGGCGGGGTACAGGCCCGAAAAGGCCTAG
- a CDS encoding FAD-dependent oxidoreductase produces the protein MTDKRAATINRRQVLAGAGVAVGAAATLAAAGASASTPQTKWDHEADIVVVGGGAAACSAATTSASLGDKVILLEKEAILGGTTSKSGGVAWVPNNPQMRKAGIADTRADCLKYMARFSFPQVYDPASPTLGLDPLTYRRLEAFYDNGSATIELMDRLGAAKYATFTVGGSPSPDYADHLPENKASKGRSLTPVNDKGEAVSGNIGDGVVLIGAMEAWLNRNKVPLLTEHRVTAVVKEGGRVVGVEAESGGKTIRIKARKGVIFGTGGYAHNADLVQLHQKALYGACAVPGSTGDFIAIGGAAGASMGTLGTAWRTQIVFEEALHNRVLPQGVFFIPADAMFVVNKYGRRVVNEKRNYNDRTEIHFVYDPVAEDYPNQLLFMVFDGRVVDAFGGAYPIPAPGNVGPHVIEATDLPSLADAIGKRLDGLQGMTGGASLAADFPATLKATFDSFNGYARSGKDPDFKRGDQTYDREWQAFFSQMREGSTEKPNAMPNSTMHPLRETGPYYCIILAAGALDTSGGPQINEQAQVLGADGTPIPGLYGAGNCIASPSREAYYGAGGTIGLCLTFGYIAAQTAHKETPIA, from the coding sequence ATGACGGATAAACGAGCTGCGACTATCAACAGACGGCAAGTGCTGGCAGGCGCGGGCGTTGCCGTGGGCGCGGCGGCAACGCTGGCGGCGGCGGGCGCTTCAGCCTCGACTCCGCAGACAAAATGGGACCACGAAGCCGATATCGTGGTTGTGGGCGGCGGTGCGGCCGCCTGCTCGGCCGCGACAACGTCGGCGAGCCTTGGCGACAAGGTCATCCTGCTGGAGAAGGAAGCGATTCTGGGCGGCACCACCAGCAAGTCGGGCGGCGTTGCCTGGGTGCCGAATAATCCGCAGATGCGCAAGGCCGGCATCGCCGACACGCGTGCCGACTGCCTGAAATACATGGCCCGATTCTCGTTCCCTCAGGTCTATGACCCTGCCAGTCCGACCCTTGGCCTCGATCCGCTGACCTATCGACGGCTTGAGGCGTTCTATGACAATGGTTCGGCAACCATCGAGTTGATGGACAGACTGGGTGCCGCGAAATACGCCACCTTCACGGTGGGCGGCAGCCCCTCGCCCGACTATGCCGACCATCTGCCCGAGAACAAGGCGTCCAAGGGCCGCTCGCTGACGCCGGTCAACGACAAGGGCGAGGCGGTCAGCGGCAACATTGGCGACGGCGTGGTGCTGATCGGCGCCATGGAAGCGTGGCTGAACAGAAACAAGGTGCCGCTGCTGACCGAACACCGGGTGACTGCTGTGGTGAAGGAAGGCGGCCGCGTGGTCGGCGTCGAGGCCGAAAGCGGCGGCAAGACCATCAGGATCAAGGCACGCAAGGGCGTGATCTTCGGCACCGGCGGCTATGCCCACAATGCCGACCTGGTCCAGCTTCACCAGAAAGCGCTCTACGGGGCATGCGCGGTTCCCGGCTCGACCGGCGACTTCATCGCCATCGGTGGCGCGGCTGGCGCGAGCATGGGCACGCTGGGCACGGCATGGCGGACCCAGATCGTGTTCGAGGAAGCGCTCCACAATCGGGTGCTGCCGCAAGGCGTGTTCTTCATTCCGGCCGACGCCATGTTTGTGGTCAACAAATATGGCCGACGGGTCGTCAACGAGAAGCGCAACTACAACGATCGCACCGAAATCCATTTCGTCTACGACCCGGTCGCCGAAGATTACCCGAACCAGCTGCTGTTCATGGTATTCGACGGCAGAGTCGTCGACGCGTTCGGCGGCGCCTATCCGATTCCTGCACCCGGCAATGTCGGTCCTCACGTCATCGAAGCCACCGACCTGCCGTCGCTGGCCGACGCCATCGGCAAGCGACTCGATGGACTGCAGGGCATGACCGGCGGCGCCAGCCTGGCAGCCGATTTCCCGGCGACCCTGAAGGCCACCTTCGATTCATTCAACGGCTATGCCCGAAGCGGCAAGGATCCGGATTTCAAGCGCGGCGACCAAACCTATGACCGTGAGTGGCAGGCGTTCTTCTCGCAAATGCGCGAGGGCAGCACCGAAAAGCCCAACGCCATGCCCAACTCGACCATGCACCCGCTACGCGAGACCGGACCATATTATTGCATCATCCTGGCCGCGGGCGCCCTCGACACCAGTGGCGGACCGCAGATCAACGAGCAGGCGCAGGTTCTAGGCGCCGATGGCACGCCGATCCCGGGCCTGTACGGTGCCGGAAACTGCATCGCCAGCCCATCGCGCGAGGCCTATTACGGCGCGGGCGGCACCATCGGACTGTGCCTGACCTTTGGCTATATCGCCGCCCAGACCGCGCACAAGGAAACGCCAATAGCCTGA
- a CDS encoding TetR/AcrR family transcriptional regulator translates to MTLDPLVNGPDITPTTRDRILNAAERLFARRGFDGVTIRQITREAGVDVALASYYFGPKTDLFRAVLQRRADELHGAILASIESAVAQSGDRPPGVETLIRAFTQPSIDRLVRGGQGWRDYIHMMAGLYSSQQSEFLVEMNDMYAPALRRVMDLIRLSIPTASERSIILSFYMLLTAVISIYSETAGLERLSNGTIHPTDFDAILDHLAPFFAAGFHRMASV, encoded by the coding sequence ATGACGCTGGACCCGCTGGTGAACGGACCCGATATCACGCCGACCACGCGCGATCGCATTCTCAACGCGGCGGAGCGGTTGTTCGCCCGGCGCGGCTTCGACGGCGTGACCATCCGCCAGATCACCCGCGAGGCCGGCGTCGACGTGGCACTGGCAAGCTATTATTTCGGCCCCAAGACCGACCTGTTCCGCGCGGTGCTGCAGCGGCGGGCCGACGAACTGCACGGCGCCATTCTCGCCTCGATCGAGAGCGCGGTGGCGCAGTCCGGCGACCGACCACCCGGCGTGGAGACCCTGATCCGCGCCTTCACGCAGCCATCCATCGACCGGCTGGTGCGCGGCGGCCAGGGATGGCGCGACTACATCCACATGATGGCCGGGCTCTACAGTTCGCAGCAAAGCGAGTTCCTGGTCGAAATGAACGACATGTACGCGCCGGCCTTGCGCCGCGTCATGGACCTGATCCGGCTGTCGATCCCCACGGCCAGCGAGCGCAGCATTATCCTGTCGTTCTACATGCTGCTGACGGCGGTGATCAGCATCTACTCGGAAACGGCGGGACTGGAGCGACTGTCCAACGGCACCATCCATCCGACCGACTTCGACGCCATACTGGACCACCTCGCGCCGTTCTTCGCCGCTGGTTTCCATCGCATGGCATCCGTCTGA
- a CDS encoding TonB-dependent receptor → MTTGKLGLSTALCMSLLGLGAGAAYAQDAAAAGASRPGIVTGVETVTVTSQKKEESIQDVPISVTAVTGAKMENLHATTLEALQGYIPNVQIGQFANVTHGAVFNIRGMGVIEPDPYAGTTVVVVQDEVPQFFNMTALLDTYDLERVEILRGPQGTLFGANSTGGVVQVVTRGPSGDFGVNAQATYGNYDTIEFKAGLDFPIIEDVLSGRVTLSHHQRDGYVTNIVDGKPQNDRDRTAFRLNLTWDKGENFRASLISEYHMHRDGSGASIAGDTPGDPLLGIPGDVQYQPAGTVYPNPESPDAVSLLPMYESPCLIAGQRCKAPKKYYSARDTNIPDMSNMDTYSFTYKMAWDSPIGDLVSVTAYKHFRLREFTDQDWTPKFQDDTDRRTAGYQFSQELRDTFQPWDGVEVLIGAFFANYAYDHYQDFRIQFAAPGLRQLTEFNSETTTMSAFLQTYVDVTDRFRLNGGVRFTHETTDMSIYQPTFIDTTGKAQLLGRPFNRMPSPTELTLGIVEVDGKDSWDNIGGKVGFEFDASDDAMIYGYYAHGFKSGGFVGRIGIPQDIGPYNPEYVDTLELGLKSDWFDNRLRVNVTGFYNWYSDIQLASIYFFEDDFGNTINGNSIQNAASAHTKGIEAEIIAVPVNGLTLNGSLGWLKATYSEFLFFDGATGELVDLSGAALQNSPKWTINVGAEYAFLISDNFEIRTNVQYKYVAKKYNVNLQNTARAEIQPTHTVDMNLDFGPPEGTWSVGLYARNLFDNRYISSVFDAPGTLGLVNYADPRTYGVTVKLKI, encoded by the coding sequence ATGACAACCGGGAAACTGGGGTTGAGTACGGCTCTGTGTATGAGCCTGCTGGGACTGGGCGCCGGCGCGGCATACGCGCAGGATGCGGCGGCGGCAGGGGCCTCCAGGCCAGGCATCGTTACGGGCGTCGAGACCGTCACGGTGACGTCGCAAAAGAAGGAAGAAAGTATCCAGGACGTCCCGATCTCGGTGACCGCTGTGACCGGCGCCAAGATGGAAAACCTGCACGCGACGACGCTTGAGGCCCTGCAGGGTTACATCCCCAACGTGCAGATCGGCCAGTTCGCCAACGTCACCCACGGCGCGGTGTTCAACATCCGCGGTATGGGCGTGATCGAGCCCGATCCGTATGCGGGCACGACCGTGGTCGTCGTACAGGACGAAGTGCCGCAGTTCTTCAACATGACCGCGCTGCTCGACACCTACGATCTCGAGCGCGTCGAAATTCTGCGCGGTCCCCAGGGCACGCTGTTCGGCGCGAACAGCACCGGCGGCGTGGTGCAGGTGGTGACCCGCGGGCCGTCCGGCGATTTCGGCGTGAATGCCCAAGCCACTTACGGCAATTACGACACGATCGAATTCAAGGCCGGTCTGGACTTCCCCATCATCGAGGATGTGCTTTCAGGCCGTGTGACCCTCTCGCACCATCAACGGGACGGTTACGTCACCAACATCGTCGACGGCAAGCCGCAGAATGATCGCGATCGTACCGCGTTCCGCCTCAACCTGACGTGGGACAAGGGCGAGAATTTCCGGGCCAGCCTGATCAGCGAATACCACATGCACCGGGACGGCTCGGGCGCATCCATCGCCGGCGATACACCTGGCGATCCGCTACTGGGTATTCCCGGCGACGTGCAGTACCAGCCAGCCGGGACGGTCTATCCCAACCCGGAGTCGCCCGATGCGGTCTCATTGCTGCCGATGTACGAATCGCCCTGCCTGATCGCCGGGCAGCGCTGCAAGGCGCCGAAGAAGTACTACTCGGCGCGCGACACGAATATTCCCGATATGTCCAACATGGACACCTACTCCTTTACCTACAAAATGGCGTGGGACAGCCCCATCGGCGATCTCGTTTCCGTCACCGCCTACAAGCACTTCCGCCTGCGCGAGTTCACCGATCAGGACTGGACGCCCAAGTTCCAGGACGACACCGATCGCCGTACGGCGGGCTATCAGTTCAGCCAGGAACTTCGCGACACATTCCAGCCCTGGGATGGCGTTGAAGTGTTGATCGGGGCGTTCTTCGCCAACTACGCCTATGACCACTACCAGGACTTCCGGATCCAGTTTGCGGCGCCGGGTTTGCGTCAGCTCACCGAGTTCAACTCCGAGACCACCACCATGTCCGCGTTCCTGCAGACATATGTGGATGTCACCGACCGGTTCCGGCTGAATGGCGGCGTGCGCTTCACGCACGAGACCACGGACATGTCCATTTACCAGCCGACGTTCATTGATACGACGGGCAAGGCCCAGTTGCTGGGCCGGCCGTTCAATCGCATGCCCAGCCCGACCGAGCTCACCCTTGGCATCGTGGAGGTTGATGGCAAGGACTCATGGGACAACATCGGCGGCAAGGTGGGCTTCGAGTTCGACGCCAGCGATGACGCAATGATCTACGGATACTATGCCCACGGTTTCAAGTCGGGCGGTTTCGTTGGCCGCATCGGTATTCCGCAGGATATCGGCCCCTATAACCCCGAATATGTCGATACCCTTGAACTTGGCCTGAAGAGCGACTGGTTCGACAATCGCCTGCGCGTGAACGTTACCGGTTTCTACAACTGGTACTCGGACATCCAGCTCGCCTCGATCTACTTTTTCGAGGACGATTTCGGCAACACGATCAACGGCAACTCAATCCAGAACGCAGCGTCGGCTCATACCAAGGGCATCGAAGCGGAAATCATCGCGGTGCCGGTGAACGGTCTGACGCTCAATGGGTCCCTGGGCTGGCTCAAGGCGACCTACAGCGAGTTCCTCTTCTTCGATGGCGCGACGGGCGAGTTGGTCGACCTGTCGGGCGCGGCGCTGCAGAACTCGCCGAAATGGACGATCAATGTGGGCGCCGAATATGCGTTCCTGATCAGCGACAATTTCGAGATCAGGACCAACGTCCAGTACAAGTACGTCGCGAAGAAGTACAACGTGAACCTGCAGAACACGGCCCGGGCCGAGATTCAACCGACGCACACCGTCGACATGAATCTGGATTTCGGGCCGCCTGAAGGCACATGGAGCGTTGGCCTCTATGCCCGCAACCTGTTCGACAACCGCTACATCTCCAGCGTGTTCGATGCGCCGGGCACGCTCGGGCTGGTGAACTATGCCGATCCCCGCACCTATGGCGTGACGGTGAAGCTGAAAATCTAG